Proteins from one Penicillium digitatum chromosome 2, complete sequence genomic window:
- a CDS encoding Ubiquitin carrier protein, with protein sequence MAERILMNEFKALLKEKWVHVQLHDDDIFNWDVALIVINPDSMYYGGYFKAAMTFPTNYPYAPPKFRFLQPLHHPNIYTNGKLCISILHAPGEDEMSGELASERWSPAQRVESVLISIISLLDDAEPSSPANVDAAVLFRNKPEVYRQLVKADVEKSKLDIPAGFEMPTHDTPVREPVEKEDHDFWADSDVDSDVFGGSDSDNELDMDQSSGSDVDEDEDESAEVDSTETKKA encoded by the exons ATGGCGGAGCGTATCTTGATGAACGAATTCAAGGCCCTTCTCAAAGAGAAGTGGGTTCACGTCcag TTGCACGATGACGACATCTTCAACTGGGATGTCGCCCTGATTGTGATCAACCCCGACTCCATGTACTACGGCGGCTACTTCAAAGCCGCAATGACGTTCCCTACCAACTATCCCTATGCTCCACCAA AGTTCCGCTTCCTGCAGCCCCTCCACCACCCGAACATCTACACCAACGGCAAATTATGCATCTCCATCCTTCACGCACCCGGTGAAGATGAAATGTCCGGCGAGCTTGCCTCGGAGCGCTGGTCTCCTGCCCAACGTGTCGAATCAGTTCTCATCTCCATCATCTCTCTGCTTGACGATGCCGAGCCCTCCTCCCCCGCGAACGTTGATGCTGCCGTCTTGTTTCGCAACAAACCAGAAGTCTACCGCCAGCTTGTTAAGGCCGATGTGGAGAAATCTAAGCTTGATATTCCTGCTGGCTTCGAGATGCCCACACATGATACCCCCGTCCGTGAGCCCGTGGAAAAGGAAGACCATGACTTCTGGGCTGATAGCGATGTCGACAGCGATGTGTTCGGTGGCAGTGACTCCGACAACGAACTCGACATGGACCAGTCCAGTGGCAGTGATGTagatgaggacgaggatgagtCGGCTGAGGTTGATTCCACCGAGACGAAGAAGGCGTAA
- a CDS encoding Vacuolar serine protease: MKGFLSLTVLPLLAVASPVSVGSIHNEAAPLLSSMTSQEIPDSYIVVFKKHVDESSASAHQSWLQEVHTAHTGRMELKKRSLFGFDFEAFTGLKHTFQIDGSLIGYAGHFHEDVIEQIRRHPDVDYIEKDSEVRTMTDGTIEKNAPWGLARISHRESLSFGNFNKYLYAEEGGEGVDAYVIDTGTNTKHVDFEGRASWGKTIPQGDADEDGNGHGTHCSGTIAGKKFGVAKKANVYAVKVLRSNGSGTMSDVVKGVEWAVLSHIKKTKKGDKKFKGSVANMSLGGGSSRTLDLAVNAAVDAGIHFAVAAGNDNADACNYSPAAAEKAVTVGASTLADARAYFSNYGKCTDIFAPGLNILSTWVGSEHATNTISGTSMASPHIAGLLAYYVSLAPAKDSAYAVADVTPKQLKAALINVATEGTLTDIPSDTPNLLAWNGGGSTNYTQILAEGGYKAGVAAKEPTLDERIGSIIDNAEKAFHKELGAIYSEIKDAVSA; this comes from the exons ATGAAAGGCTTCCTCAGCCTAACAGTGCTCCCGTTGTTGGCAGTTGCCTCACCCGTGTCAGTTGGCTCCATCCACAATGAGGCAgctcctctcctctcctccatGACCTCACAAGAAATTCCGGATTCCTATATCGTTGTATTCAAGAAGCATGTTGATGAGAGCTCTGCGTCCGCCCACCAGAGCTGGTTGCAGGAGGTGCATACCGCTCATACCGGTCGGATGGAGTTGAAGAAGCGCTCCCTGTTCGGCTTTGACTTTGAGGCTTTTACGGGCCTGAAGCACACATTCCAAATTGATGGATCGCTCATAGGATATGCTGGTCATTTCCACGAGGATGTCATCGAGCAAATCCGTCGTCATCCTGAT GTTGATTACATCGAGAAGGACTCTGAGGTTCGTACTATGACCGATGGTACTATTGAGAAGAATGCCCCCTGGGGTCTTGCCCGCATCTCTCACCGTGAAAGTCTCTCCTTCGGCAACTTTAACAAGTATTTGTACGCCGAGGAGGGTGGTGAGGGTGTCGATGCCTACGTCATTGATACTGGCACCAACACCAAGCACGTTGACTTCGAGGGCCGTGCTTCATGGGGCAAGACCATTCCCCAGGGTGATGCCGATGAGGATGGAAACGGTCACGGAACACACTGCTCTGGTACTATTGCCGGCAAGAAGTTCGGTGTCGCCAAGAAGGCCAACGTCTACGCTGTCAAGGTTCTTCGCTCTAATGGCTCGGGTACCATGTCCGATGTCGTCAAGGGTGTTGAATGGGCGGTCCTGTCTCACATCAAGAAGACTAAGAAGGGCGACAAGAAGTTCAAGGGTAGCGTTGCCAACATGtctctcggtggtggtagctcCCGCACCTTGGATCTTGCTGTGAATGCAGCTGTTGACGCCGGTATTCACTTCGCTGTCGCTGCCGGAAATGACAACGCTGACGCCTGCAACTACTCCCCCGCTgctgccgagaaggccgtcACTGTTGGCGCCTCCACCCTAGCAGATGCACGTGCTTACTTCTCCAACTACGGAAAATGCACTGATATCTTCGCCCCTGGTCTGAACATCCTCTCTACCTGGGTTGGTAGCGAGCATGCCACCAACACCATTTCCGGCACCTCCATGGCCTCTCCTCACATCGCTGGTTTGTTGGCCTACTACGTTTCCCTGGCACCTGCCAAGGACTCTGCCTATGCCGTCGCCGATGTCACCCCTAAGCAGCTCAAGGCGGCTCTTATTAACGTCGCTACTGAGGGCACGCTTACTGACATTCCCTCCGACACACCCAAC CTTCTGGCTTGGAACGGTGGCGGTTCCACCAATTACACCCAGATCCTTGCCGAAGGTGGGTACAAGGCTGGTGTCGCGGCTAAGGAGCCCACTCTTGATGAGCGCATTGGCAGCATCATCGATAACGCGGAGAAGGCCTTCCACAAGGAGCTCGGCGCTATCTACAGCGAGATCAAGGATGCTGTCTCTGCATAA